CAAGACGGTCCTGCCCCTCGACCTCTCCCCGCTCTACCCGCTGTTCGTCACCATCACCTGGTGGCACTTCGCCGTCGTCGCCGGGACCGCCCTGGTGGCCGTGCTGATGCGCCGCCGCTGGCCGGCTTTCACCGCCGTCTGCCTCGTCTACGCGATCACGCTGGCGCCCGTGCTCGGGTTCTTTCACAACGGCCCGCAAGCGGTCGCGGACCGGTAGTCCTACCTGGCGTGCCTTGGCTGGGCGCTCCTGGCTGGAGGCGCGGTCGCGTGGCGCTGGTCCGGCGAGCGCGTGGTGCGGGCCGTGGCAGCGGTAATGGTGGTGGTTCTGGTCGTGCTGACGGTGCAGCAGGTCCGGGTCTGGCGCGACTCGGTATCGCTCTGGAGCCATGCGGTGGCGCTCGAGCCCGCCAACCGCTTCGCGCGGATCAATCTCGGCGGCGCCTACGTCGAGCAGGGACGCATGCCCGAGGCCATTGCCCAGTACCGCGAGGTGCTCAGGCTCTCCCGCGACAAGGCCCCGTGGTACGCCGTGCTCGGCTGGTTGTACGCGAGGAGCGGCCTCGTGGCCGACGCGCTGCCGCTGTTTGTGGAAGCGCTCCGACTCGAGCCCGGGAGGCCCGACGCCTGCGCCAACGTCCGGCAGGCCGTGGGGATACTGGGCGTGCCGGCGCCTCCCGAGCTTTCCGGCTGCCCTCCGGCGGGCTAGCGCCCGACCTGCGGGAGCCGCCCGAGGGCTTGGCCGATGCGCTCGAGCCCCTGTATGAGCAGCTGGCGCGGGCAGCCGAAGTTGAGACGCACGAAGCCCGGCCCCCCGCGCCCGAATGTCGCCCCGTCATTGAAGGCCACCCGGCCTGTCTCGAGGAAGAAAATGAACGGGTCGTTGTTCGGGATGCGCGCTTGGCGGCAGTCGAGCCAGGCGAGATAGGTGCCCTCGGGCACCCCTACCTCGATCCCCGGGAAGTTGGCCCGGACATATTTCACGAGAAAGTCCCGGTTGTTCTCGAGGTAGCGCAGGAGCTCGTCCAGCCAGGGCTGCCCGTCCCGGTACGCCGCCAGCATTGCCGTGTAGCCCAGGATGTTCGGCGTCTGGACCATGTCCAGGCGCGCCGCCACGAACTTCTCCCGGAGCGCCTGGTTCGGGATGACGGCCAGCGCGCACCTGAGACCTGCCAGGTTGTAGGTCTTGCTCGGGGCCATGAGCGTGATGGTGCGCGCCTCGATGTCGGGATCGAGCGACGCGATCGGCACATGGCCGTGGCCGCTGTAGATGAGATCGCCGTGGATCTCGTCGGCGCAGATGACGAGGCCGCGCCGGAGGCAGATCTCCGCCATCCGCGACAGCTCTTCGCGTGTGAACACGCGGCCGACCGGGTTGTGGGGGTTGCAGAGGAGGAACATGCGCGTGCGCGGCGTAATGGCGAGCTCGAAGGCGTCGAAGTCGACAGTGTAGCGCCCGTCGGCGCCGCGCGTGAGGTCGGCGCCGTCTCGCG
The window above is part of the Candidatus Rokuibacteriota bacterium genome. Proteins encoded here:
- a CDS encoding tetratricopeptide repeat protein: MAAVMVVVLVVLTVQQVRVWRDSVSLWSHAVALEPANRFARINLGGAYVEQGRMPEAIAQYREVLRLSRDKAPWYAVLGWLYARSGLVADALPLFVEALRLEPGRPDACANVRQAVGILGVPAPPELSGCPPAG
- a CDS encoding MalY/PatB family protein; translation: MPYDFDRVIDRRSTESNKWHKFPPDVLPLWVADMDFPSPEPVIRTLRERVEHGVFGYGVEQPEFHEVMCDRLLKRFGWKVEPEAMVLMPGVISGFNVAARAFANPGDGVLMQLPVYPPILRLPDNVGMSRDGADLTRGADGRYTVDFDAFELAITPRTRMFLLCNPHNPVGRVFTREELSRMAEICLRRGLVICADEIHGDLIYSGHGHVPIASLDPDIEARTITLMAPSKTYNLAGLRCALAVIPNQALREKFVAARLDMVQTPNILGYTAMLAAYRDGQPWLDELLRYLENNRDFLVKYVRANFPGIEVGVPEGTYLAWLDCRQARIPNNDPFIFFLETGRVAFNDGATFGRGGPGFVRLNFGCPRQLLIQGLERIGQALGRLPQVGR